A stretch of Chitinophaga caeni DNA encodes these proteins:
- the ispG gene encoding (E)-4-hydroxy-3-methylbut-2-enyl-diphosphate synthase, with the protein MQLYCNSLTSYKRLPTLEVKVGDLLLGNYQPIRIQTMTTTDTMDTEATVKQAIRCIEAGAELVRVTAPSKKEAENLLHIKNSLRQQGYHTPLVADIHFTPNAAEIAARIVEKVRINPGNYIDKKKFEFLEYTDAAYLEEIERIRDRFTPLVKICKEYGTAMRIGTNHGSLSDRIMSRYGDTPMGMVESAMEFLRIAEDLQFRNIVLSMKSSNPQVMVQAYRLLVQTMQTELGHCYPLHLGVTEAGDGEDGRIKSAIGIGTLLEDGVGDTIRVSLTEDPEFELPVCRDIISRYPQSIIPATDEPLDEKIVLPYSPFEYKKRETEVVDNIGQKQVPVVVADVHHIELLLPNDLNAVGYHYDVATDKWNIADIAADYIYTGDRLPGFSLPGTLQVICNYDAWLEQADPRSKPLIPVETYLSGKVTAPKYFVQVNLATFDTEHQVPLFQQLKAEHGKAVLVLECGNMQQSRRFMASMMEAELTIPVINRVHFDADDHSKMLIHFAIETGALLLDGFGDGIWFTKDVLPIDDQVVNNIAFGILQATRTRISKTEYISCPSCGRTLFDLQETTAKIRAVTNHLKGVKIAIMGCIVNGPGEMADADFGYVGSGVGKITLYKGKEVVKRGLNSDVAVNELINLIKENGMWVDTRN; encoded by the coding sequence ATGCAATTATATTGCAATTCACTTACATCATATAAAAGATTGCCCACTTTAGAAGTTAAAGTCGGCGATTTACTGTTAGGGAATTATCAACCGATCCGCATTCAAACGATGACCACCACGGACACTATGGATACGGAAGCGACTGTAAAACAAGCTATTAGGTGCATCGAGGCCGGCGCTGAATTGGTTCGCGTAACGGCTCCCAGCAAAAAAGAAGCGGAAAATTTACTCCATATAAAAAATTCCTTGCGCCAACAGGGCTATCACACCCCCCTGGTGGCAGATATCCACTTCACACCTAATGCCGCTGAAATTGCAGCCCGTATCGTGGAAAAAGTTCGTATCAATCCCGGCAATTATATCGATAAAAAGAAATTCGAATTCCTGGAATACACGGATGCCGCTTACCTGGAAGAGATCGAACGGATTCGTGACCGTTTTACGCCGCTGGTAAAAATCTGCAAAGAATACGGTACCGCCATGCGCATAGGCACCAACCACGGTTCCCTAAGCGATCGCATCATGAGCCGCTACGGCGATACCCCGATGGGGATGGTAGAAAGCGCGATGGAGTTTCTTAGGATCGCGGAAGATTTACAATTCCGCAATATCGTCCTGAGTATGAAAAGCAGTAACCCCCAAGTGATGGTGCAGGCATACCGGTTGTTGGTTCAAACCATGCAAACCGAACTCGGCCATTGTTACCCGTTACACCTGGGCGTTACCGAAGCCGGCGACGGTGAAGACGGCAGGATAAAATCTGCTATCGGTATCGGAACCTTGTTAGAAGATGGCGTGGGCGATACGATCCGGGTGTCGTTAACAGAAGATCCTGAATTTGAATTACCCGTTTGCAGGGATATCATTTCGCGTTATCCGCAGAGTATAATACCTGCTACGGATGAACCGCTCGATGAAAAAATTGTGCTCCCTTATTCACCCTTCGAGTATAAAAAAAGGGAGACGGAAGTGGTAGATAATATTGGCCAAAAGCAAGTGCCCGTCGTGGTGGCGGATGTTCACCATATAGAGTTGCTGTTACCCAATGATCTCAATGCGGTAGGCTATCATTACGATGTAGCCACAGACAAATGGAATATTGCCGATATTGCGGCCGATTATATTTATACGGGCGATCGCTTGCCCGGGTTTTCATTACCGGGCACCCTGCAAGTGATCTGCAATTACGACGCATGGCTTGAACAAGCCGATCCGCGCAGTAAACCATTAATCCCGGTAGAAACTTATCTTAGCGGCAAGGTTACAGCGCCGAAATACTTCGTGCAAGTAAACTTGGCCACTTTCGATACAGAACATCAAGTCCCATTATTCCAGCAGCTAAAGGCCGAACACGGTAAAGCCGTATTGGTATTAGAATGTGGGAATATGCAGCAAAGCCGCCGTTTTATGGCATCTATGATGGAAGCGGAATTGACCATTCCCGTCATCAACCGCGTACATTTCGATGCGGATGATCATTCCAAAATGTTGATACATTTCGCGATAGAAACCGGCGCTTTATTGCTGGATGGGTTCGGTGACGGTATTTGGTTTACCAAGGATGTTTTGCCAATAGATGACCAGGTCGTGAACAATATTGCATTCGGGATATTGCAGGCTACCAGGACAAGAATATCCAAGACTGAATATATTTCCTGCCCGTCTTGCGGTAGAACATTATTCGATTTACAGGAAACTACAGCAAAAATCAGGGCAGTCACCAACCATTTAAAAGGGGTAAAGATTGCGATCATGGGATGTATCGTGAATGGCCCTGGTGAAATGGCCGATGCCGATTTCGGCTACGTGGGAAGCGGTGTAGGAAAAATCACTTTATATAAAGGAAAAGAAGTTGTGAAGAGAGGTTTAAATAGTGATGTTGCCGTAAATGAACTGATTAATCTAATCAAGGAAAACGGCATGTGGGTAGACACACGTAATTAA
- a CDS encoding helix-turn-helix domain-containing protein, producing the protein MPQGKHLYNQDIPYQQLPVTGEFSIFSLGSFSNDLARFPHRHDSFQILWFEKGKGKHVVDFVNYELEDNVVYLLRPGQVHQLLDDGKDGHAIVFTEDFYFSNNNDRGSIFDFTSLYDDSQVYAPINISEATVAKLEALTILMYGEVGKEGSCGKNILKHYLNALMLILERERELHLNLPERPARHFDARVLQLRKLIESNFRQEHQVKFYAEQFALTSKRLNEIVKEATGKTLSELVHDRLVLEAKRQLAYSHRSIKEICYELGFEDPAYFSRFFRNHSGFSPQDFRDEMFK; encoded by the coding sequence ATGCCCCAGGGAAAACATTTATATAACCAAGATATACCATATCAACAACTTCCGGTAACAGGGGAGTTCTCGATATTTTCTTTAGGTAGTTTTAGCAACGATTTGGCCCGCTTTCCACATCGCCATGATAGTTTCCAAATATTATGGTTCGAGAAAGGTAAAGGAAAGCACGTGGTAGATTTTGTTAATTATGAACTGGAGGATAATGTCGTGTACTTACTGCGGCCCGGGCAAGTTCACCAGTTGTTGGATGATGGCAAAGATGGCCACGCGATCGTGTTCACCGAAGATTTTTATTTTTCTAATAATAATGATAGGGGCTCCATATTCGATTTCACCAGTTTATATGATGATTCACAAGTGTATGCGCCTATTAATATTTCTGAAGCTACCGTGGCCAAGCTGGAGGCATTAACGATCTTAATGTACGGTGAAGTTGGGAAGGAGGGTAGCTGTGGCAAAAATATACTGAAACATTATCTGAATGCATTGATGCTTATACTGGAACGGGAGCGGGAGCTACATTTAAATCTGCCCGAACGACCGGCGAGGCATTTCGATGCGCGGGTGCTACAGCTGCGGAAATTAATTGAAAGCAATTTTCGCCAGGAACACCAGGTCAAGTTTTATGCAGAGCAGTTCGCGTTAACCTCGAAGCGTTTGAATGAAATAGTGAAGGAAGCCACGGGAAAGACACTTTCGGAGTTGGTACACGATAGGTTGGTTTTGGAAGCAAAACGTCAATTAGCTTATAGTCATAGAAGTATAAAAGAAATATGTTACGAGCTCGGTTTTGAAGACCCGGCTTACTTCAGTCGGTTTTTCAGGAACCATTCCGGGTTTTCCCCGCAGGATTTCCGGGACGAAATGTTCAAATAA
- a CDS encoding YitT family protein yields MNMMTKVKTNAKSFLLIILGSLVFAAGINLIVIPNQLSEGGVTGISIITYYYFKWSPGITNLVLNILLMFVGYRLLDKRTMLYTIVGVVFCSLFLYLIPTDHAPFTEDTLLAAIFAGLLVGIGIGLVFSGGGTTGGAAIIVRLMEKYLGWGLGNAMLIVDLIVIFASSFMIGLEKTMYTMIAVYLGARMVDYIVEGFNSKRAITIISTEAGRISAGITGQLQRGATILHGQGAFTKQEKNVLYVVLQKQEIMDLKELVQEIDPEAFIVIHEVHEVLGKGFSIVK; encoded by the coding sequence ATGAACATGATGACAAAGGTCAAGACCAATGCAAAAAGTTTTCTCCTTATCATATTAGGATCCCTTGTATTCGCAGCGGGAATAAACCTGATCGTTATACCCAACCAATTATCGGAAGGTGGTGTAACAGGTATTAGTATTATTACCTATTATTATTTTAAATGGTCGCCGGGTATTACCAACCTGGTTCTAAATATCCTGCTGATGTTTGTAGGATACCGTTTGCTAGATAAAAGAACGATGCTTTACACCATCGTGGGTGTTGTATTCTGTTCATTGTTCCTTTACTTGATACCGACAGATCATGCCCCGTTCACCGAAGATACTTTACTAGCCGCCATCTTCGCGGGACTACTAGTAGGTATCGGCATCGGCTTGGTATTTTCCGGCGGCGGTACAACCGGCGGCGCCGCGATAATTGTCCGCCTGATGGAAAAATACCTGGGTTGGGGTTTAGGCAATGCGATGTTGATAGTAGATTTAATCGTGATTTTTGCCTCATCATTTATGATTGGTTTAGAAAAAACGATGTATACCATGATCGCCGTTTACCTTGGCGCCAGGATGGTAGATTATATAGTTGAAGGGTTCAATAGCAAAAGGGCAATTACGATTATATCAACGGAAGCAGGCAGGATATCGGCTGGCATAACGGGGCAATTGCAGCGCGGGGCAACCATCCTCCATGGCCAAGGCGCTTTTACGAAACAGGAGAAAAACGTTTTATACGTAGTTTTACAGAAACAGGAAATTATGGATCTGAAAGAATTAGTGCAGGAAATAGATCCGGAAGCATTCATCGTGATACATGAAGTGCACGAAGTACTTGGAAAAGGCTTTTCTATCGTCAAATAA
- a CDS encoding DUF4382 domain-containing protein, whose amino-acid sequence MKNLLIAASIVGFTSISMIACQKDDDTGNGNARLQVLLTDAPANYDAVNVDIQSVMINVSNDTAATDGWKELPLISPGVYNLLDFQNGIDTVLADAMIPAGKIGQIRLVLGENNTVVIDGTPFILKTPSGQQSGLKLKVNQDIDAGIVYRMYIDFDANRSVVSAGNSGQYILKPVIRAFMDAVGGSVKGWVLPGAAAAQVWAIKNTDTLLALPDAATGYYFFGGLDQGTWQLEFDATNEIYQDTSFTVDVNSGSITEVDTVNLHQP is encoded by the coding sequence ATGAAAAACTTACTGATAGCCGCTTCGATAGTCGGTTTCACTTCTATTTCCATGATTGCTTGCCAGAAAGATGATGATACGGGCAATGGTAACGCTCGTTTACAAGTATTATTGACCGATGCCCCTGCCAACTACGACGCCGTAAATGTTGATATTCAGTCTGTCATGATCAACGTATCCAACGATACTGCTGCAACGGATGGTTGGAAAGAATTACCGCTGATATCCCCCGGTGTATATAATTTGTTGGACTTCCAAAACGGCATAGATACCGTGTTGGCTGACGCGATGATCCCGGCGGGTAAAATAGGACAAATACGCCTGGTGCTTGGGGAAAATAACACGGTTGTAATAGATGGCACGCCATTTATTTTGAAAACCCCATCAGGGCAACAATCCGGGTTAAAATTGAAGGTTAACCAGGATATCGATGCGGGGATCGTTTACAGGATGTATATAGATTTTGATGCTAATAGATCCGTGGTTAGCGCAGGTAATAGCGGTCAATACATCTTGAAACCGGTAATCCGTGCCTTTATGGATGCTGTAGGTGGTAGCGTTAAAGGTTGGGTGCTGCCAGGAGCAGCCGCAGCGCAAGTTTGGGCTATCAAGAATACAGATACTTTATTGGCATTGCCGGATGCTGCTACCGGGTATTATTTCTTCGGTGGTTTAGATCAAGGAACTTGGCAATTGGAATTTGACGCTACGAACGAAATTTATCAAGATACTAGTTTTACGGTGGATGTAAATAGTGGTAGTATCACCGAGGTTGATACTGTAAACTTGCATCAGCCTTAA
- a CDS encoding tetratricopeptide repeat protein: MLQRFTTKTFIIGLVAFLGWHSYGFAQQNRVNKKLIHEGNEQYKKQLYSDAEAAYKKVLEKDAKNQVANFNLGNSLYEQKRFDDARNQYTNAAKFAQNATQAANASYNVGNTFMSNQKWKESIEAYKEALRKNPHDEDARYNLAYAKEKLKQQQQQQQNKDNKDNKDDKKNKDQQNKDNKDNKDKKDQDKKDQKDKDQQKKDQQNKDQQDQNKDQDKKDGQKEKPQPMPSKLSEKEAKQLLQALQQEEKKLQDEKLKKVKGRPVPMQKDW; this comes from the coding sequence ATGTTACAAAGATTTACAACTAAAACTTTTATTATCGGCTTGGTGGCTTTCTTAGGATGGCATTCTTATGGCTTCGCGCAACAAAATAGGGTCAATAAGAAGCTGATCCATGAAGGGAATGAACAATATAAAAAACAATTATATTCCGATGCGGAAGCTGCTTATAAGAAAGTCTTGGAAAAGGATGCTAAAAACCAGGTAGCTAACTTCAACCTGGGCAACTCCCTGTATGAGCAAAAACGTTTTGACGATGCCCGTAATCAATATACGAACGCGGCGAAATTCGCTCAAAATGCCACGCAAGCGGCCAATGCCTCCTATAATGTGGGTAACACTTTCATGAGTAATCAAAAATGGAAAGAAAGTATCGAGGCCTACAAAGAAGCCCTGCGGAAAAACCCGCATGATGAGGATGCCCGTTACAACCTTGCATATGCCAAGGAAAAATTAAAACAACAACAGCAGCAGCAACAAAATAAGGATAACAAGGACAATAAAGACGACAAGAAAAATAAAGATCAGCAGAATAAGGATAATAAAGACAATAAGGATAAAAAAGATCAGGACAAGAAAGATCAGAAAGATAAAGACCAACAGAAAAAGGATCAACAAAACAAGGATCAGCAAGATCAGAATAAGGATCAAGATAAAAAAGACGGTCAAAAAGAGAAGCCCCAACCCATGCCCAGCAAGCTGAGCGAAAAAGAAGCCAAACAATTGCTACAAGCATTGCAGCAAGAAGAAAAGAAATTACAGGATGAGAAATTGAAGAAAGTAAAAGGTAGACCGGTGCCGATGCAAAAGGACTGGTAG
- a CDS encoding VWA domain-containing protein, with protein sequence MLRFQHSEYLWALALLIVLLLAFIGVAVWRRGTIKKIGDPGMVERMFKGYSRRLFTLKFLLVFLAFFFGAVGLANIQKGTRQEKITRKGVDVVIALDVSKSMLATDIAPDRLTRSKQLITKLLEKLSNDRVGLVVFAGNAYLQMPLTVDYSAARMYLSSVTPDMIPTQGTAIAEAIQVSNNAFNKKERKHKALIIISDGEDHDEGAMSQVDAAKESGVMISTVGVGSPTGSPLPDANGGYKKDNQGNTVISKLNEEELTKIANAGNGIYVHLDNNTDDVVNALANRIDEMEQKTFGDRVFTDYNSYFQYFLGICLLLIVIEYFVPGVKNFRLIDRTEAI encoded by the coding sequence ATGCTAAGATTTCAACATTCGGAATATTTGTGGGCACTGGCGTTGCTCATCGTATTATTACTCGCCTTCATCGGGGTGGCAGTTTGGAGACGCGGTACCATCAAGAAAATCGGTGATCCCGGAATGGTAGAGCGGATGTTTAAAGGATATTCGCGCCGGTTATTTACCTTGAAATTCCTGCTGGTGTTCCTCGCATTTTTCTTCGGTGCAGTAGGGCTGGCCAATATTCAAAAAGGTACGAGACAAGAAAAAATTACCCGCAAAGGTGTGGATGTAGTCATTGCCCTGGATGTAAGTAAAAGTATGCTGGCCACTGATATTGCGCCGGACAGGCTTACCAGGTCAAAACAACTCATCACCAAATTATTAGAAAAATTATCGAATGACCGGGTTGGCCTGGTCGTATTTGCCGGGAACGCTTACTTGCAAATGCCCTTGACGGTGGATTATTCTGCCGCCAGGATGTATTTGAGCTCTGTAACACCGGATATGATCCCGACGCAAGGAACGGCCATTGCCGAAGCGATACAAGTCAGCAACAACGCCTTCAACAAGAAGGAAAGAAAACATAAAGCCCTCATCATTATCAGCGATGGGGAAGATCATGATGAAGGCGCGATGAGCCAAGTAGATGCAGCCAAGGAAAGCGGGGTGATGATTAGCACGGTGGGCGTAGGTTCTCCAACAGGGTCGCCATTGCCAGACGCTAACGGCGGTTATAAAAAAGATAATCAAGGGAATACCGTTATTTCGAAATTAAACGAGGAAGAGCTGACTAAAATCGCCAATGCCGGCAACGGGATTTACGTTCACCTCGATAACAATACGGACGATGTAGTAAATGCCCTCGCCAACAGGATCGACGAGATGGAACAAAAGACCTTCGGAGACAGGGTATTTACAGATTATAACAGCTATTTCCAGTACTTCCTGGGAATTTGTTTATTGTTAATCGTGATCGAATACTTCGTACCGGGAGTGAAAAACTTCAGGTTAATCGATCGAACTGAAGCTATTTAA
- the blaOXA gene encoding class D beta-lactamase — protein MIRFGWISLLMITVFASCMPNNVKQEKAWEKYFAADKVEGCFMLYDNSHHEFKVYNLDRTQQAFLPASTFKIFNALVGLQTGVISDTGMVIKWDSVTRSVPDWNQDLSMNRAFKVSSVPYFQEVARRIGKDTMQMWLDSIHYGNSKISVIDSFWLDNSLQITPDEELGFVKKLYFDGLPFHKTTMQSVRDVMLMEKTPKYLLSYKTGWGIVGSKQIGWIVGWIEENMHPSFFVLNFESEDPNIKIPEVRDRIFRGILKEEGYFQGKK, from the coding sequence ATGATACGTTTCGGTTGGATATCCCTATTGATGATCACCGTATTTGCATCCTGTATGCCAAATAATGTGAAGCAAGAAAAGGCATGGGAAAAGTATTTCGCAGCGGATAAGGTAGAAGGTTGTTTCATGTTATATGATAATAGCCATCATGAATTCAAGGTATATAACCTCGACCGTACACAACAAGCATTTTTACCGGCTTCAACTTTCAAGATTTTTAACGCGCTAGTAGGTTTGCAAACCGGGGTTATTTCCGATACCGGGATGGTGATTAAATGGGATAGCGTGACCCGCAGCGTGCCGGATTGGAACCAAGATCTCAGTATGAATAGGGCTTTTAAAGTGTCTTCCGTGCCCTATTTCCAGGAAGTGGCCCGCAGGATCGGGAAAGATACAATGCAGATGTGGCTCGATTCTATTCATTATGGCAACAGCAAAATCAGTGTAATTGACTCATTTTGGTTAGATAACAGCTTACAAATCACGCCTGACGAGGAATTGGGCTTCGTTAAAAAATTATACTTCGACGGGCTACCTTTCCATAAAACCACGATGCAGTCCGTGCGGGATGTAATGCTGATGGAGAAGACCCCGAAATATTTGTTAAGTTATAAAACGGGCTGGGGTATCGTTGGATCCAAACAAATTGGTTGGATCGTGGGTTGGATCGAGGAAAATATGCACCCGAGCTTCTTCGTGCTGAATTTTGAGTCAGAAGATCCCAATATCAAGATCCCGGAAGTGAGGGATCGCATTTTTAGGGGAATTTTGAAAGAAGAAGGGTATTTCCAAGGGAAAAAATAA
- the kbl gene encoding glycine C-acetyltransferase: MNKNFITRLQAELAEIQEAGLFKKERIITSEQGAEIEVGGNTVINFCANNYLGLSSHPKVIEAAKDAINTHGYGMSSVRFICGTQDIHRELEQKLATFLGTEDTILYAAAFDANGGLFEPLFNEQDAIISDALNHASIIDGVRLCKAQRYRYEHNNMADLEAKLKESQHLRSRIIVTDGSFSMDGTIAQLDKICDLADQYDAIVMIDESHSTGFLGKTGRGTHEYRNVMGRIDIITGTLGKALGGASGGFTSGKKEIIDMLRQRSRPYLFSNSVAPTIVGASIVVLDMLSETTELRDKLEYNTKYFREKMTSAGFDIKPGDHPIVPVMLYDAVLSQQFADKLLKEGIYVIGFFYPVVPKGQARIRVQLSAAHEQEHLDKAINAFIKVGKELGVLKNAVDA, from the coding sequence ATGAACAAAAATTTCATTACCCGCTTACAGGCGGAACTTGCTGAGATTCAAGAGGCAGGATTATTTAAAAAAGAGCGTATCATTACCTCCGAACAAGGCGCTGAAATCGAAGTCGGTGGTAATACAGTTATAAACTTCTGTGCGAATAACTACCTAGGCTTGTCATCTCATCCCAAGGTGATCGAAGCTGCAAAAGATGCGATCAACACGCACGGCTACGGTATGAGTAGCGTACGCTTTATCTGCGGTACCCAAGATATCCACCGGGAGCTGGAACAAAAATTGGCTACTTTTCTCGGTACCGAGGATACCATTTTGTACGCGGCAGCTTTCGATGCCAACGGTGGCTTATTCGAACCATTGTTCAATGAACAGGACGCGATTATCTCCGATGCTTTGAACCATGCTTCGATCATCGATGGCGTACGCCTTTGTAAAGCGCAACGTTACCGTTACGAGCATAACAATATGGCCGATTTGGAAGCCAAATTGAAAGAATCTCAACATTTGCGTAGCAGGATTATCGTGACCGATGGTTCTTTCAGCATGGACGGCACTATCGCGCAACTAGATAAAATATGCGACCTGGCCGATCAATACGATGCCATCGTGATGATCGATGAAAGTCACTCTACCGGTTTCTTAGGAAAAACAGGTCGAGGTACACACGAATACAGGAATGTAATGGGCCGTATCGATATCATCACAGGCACCTTGGGTAAGGCCCTGGGTGGCGCTTCCGGCGGTTTCACTTCCGGTAAGAAAGAGATTATCGACATGTTGCGCCAACGCAGCCGCCCGTACTTATTCTCCAACTCGGTGGCGCCAACGATCGTAGGTGCATCAATTGTTGTGCTGGATATGTTGAGCGAAACCACCGAATTGCGCGATAAGTTGGAATACAACACCAAGTACTTCCGCGAAAAGATGACATCCGCAGGTTTTGATATCAAACCCGGCGATCACCCGATCGTACCGGTAATGTTATACGACGCGGTATTAAGCCAACAGTTTGCCGACAAATTGTTGAAGGAAGGTATTTATGTAATCGGCTTCTTCTACCCCGTTGTTCCAAAAGGGCAAGCCCGCATACGGGTACAACTGAGTGCGGCCCACGAGCAGGAGCATCTTGATAAGGCCATTAATGCCTTCATCAAGGTGGGTAAAGAACTGGGTGTGCTAAAAAATGCCGTAGACGCATAA
- a CDS encoding RNA polymerase sigma factor, whose product MTEKEYNKCVDLYADNLFRFIVKNLTHHEDSRDVVQNAFEILWKHCQDVPFEKAKSYLFTVAYHNMIDHVRKVKRISLVDEFKDDIKISEQKIHNAKNVLESALSRLSEVQRSLVMLKDYEGYSYEEIGEIMDLNPSQVKVYLHRARAHLKEYLGKMDNVI is encoded by the coding sequence ATGACGGAAAAGGAATATAACAAATGTGTCGACTTGTATGCAGATAATCTCTTCCGATTTATCGTGAAGAATTTGACGCATCATGAGGATTCGCGGGATGTAGTGCAGAATGCATTTGAAATATTGTGGAAGCATTGCCAGGATGTACCCTTCGAAAAAGCAAAGTCTTACTTGTTTACCGTTGCGTACCATAATATGATCGACCACGTGAGGAAAGTGAAAAGGATATCGTTGGTTGATGAGTTTAAGGATGATATAAAGATATCGGAACAGAAGATACATAACGCGAAAAATGTGTTGGAATCGGCCTTGAGCCGCCTAAGCGAAGTGCAACGCTCCCTGGTAATGTTGAAGGATTATGAAGGTTATAGCTATGAAGAAATAGGGGAAATTATGGATCTCAATCCTTCACAAGTGAAGGTATACCTGCATAGGGCCAGGGCTCATCTCAAAGAATACCTGGGAAAAATGGATAATGTAATTTAG
- a CDS encoding anti-sigma factor has product MSVDINISNYEEYMYAFIDGELSPVELQAWNQFVLLHPEVRDELTLLEATKLDANMPGMEFGNKALLYKGKGIHAGNFHEYMLNYLDGELDDVNNQLFESFVNQNQGYAQELAAWKATKLPAASVAFPEKASLYKHRATKVVTWRWYAAAAVLAGLLLWRLPLWNDQPASPQVTVASNSTQNMRVNTKDDAPGKQLANDQLKLAETGAAKQLNDIKISEQAAEKTVVAAGKATPVPKQSAKVTAVPRTSSQQQEQDAASLVDNVNKALAFDQELNTLQSADLALTKQPSIRNDVSIPGDLKVAPPKVQVATAVAKNKDPLEEKTFAAAAPRKEEFQGELIMSVSTSGEGKLFDKVTSVAKFFAKKKRD; this is encoded by the coding sequence ATGTCTGTAGACATCAACATATCGAACTACGAGGAGTACATGTATGCTTTTATCGACGGGGAATTATCCCCCGTTGAATTGCAGGCTTGGAATCAATTCGTCCTGCTTCATCCTGAAGTTCGTGATGAGTTGACCTTATTGGAGGCTACCAAGTTAGATGCGAATATGCCGGGTATGGAATTTGGTAATAAAGCCTTATTGTATAAAGGAAAGGGCATACATGCGGGTAATTTTCATGAATATATGTTGAATTACCTCGATGGGGAGTTGGATGATGTTAATAATCAATTATTTGAGTCTTTTGTTAATCAAAACCAGGGGTATGCGCAGGAACTAGCCGCTTGGAAAGCCACCAAGCTCCCGGCTGCATCCGTAGCATTTCCCGAAAAAGCTAGTTTATATAAGCACCGGGCGACGAAAGTTGTTACCTGGAGGTGGTACGCGGCGGCTGCGGTATTGGCGGGTCTATTGCTTTGGAGATTGCCCTTGTGGAATGATCAACCTGCATCGCCCCAAGTAACCGTGGCCAGTAATTCCACTCAAAACATGCGGGTAAATACAAAGGACGATGCACCTGGTAAACAGCTAGCCAATGATCAATTAAAATTAGCGGAAACAGGTGCGGCAAAACAATTAAACGATATTAAAATATCTGAACAGGCAGCGGAAAAAACAGTGGTAGCTGCCGGTAAAGCAACACCGGTACCTAAGCAGTCCGCAAAGGTTACGGCTGTACCCCGGACAAGCTCGCAGCAGCAGGAGCAGGATGCTGCCTCCCTGGTTGATAATGTTAATAAAGCGCTCGCTTTCGATCAAGAATTGAATACGTTACAAAGTGCCGACCTTGCTTTAACCAAGCAGCCTTCCATTCGAAATGATGTTTCCATCCCGGGGGATCTCAAGGTCGCACCACCGAAAGTTCAGGTAGCAACCGCTGTTGCAAAAAATAAGGATCCTTTAGAAGAAAAGACCTTTGCAGCGGCAGCGCCCCGTAAAGAAGAATTCCAGGGTGAACTCATCATGTCCGTAAGTACGAGCGGTGAGGGTAAATTATTCGATAAGGTAACAAGCGTTGCCAAGTTTTTCGCGAAAAAGAAGCGGGACTAG